A portion of the Bombina bombina isolate aBomBom1 chromosome 9, aBomBom1.pri, whole genome shotgun sequence genome contains these proteins:
- the LOC128640414 gene encoding cholesterol 25-hydroxylase-like protein has translation MNNSSSTTHVTAFLSSRAELNHLILQPIWDIVRSQEQWIKSPFYPVIFAFTVYMMFCIPYLMLDFLARVIPELKKYQLQPRTNTTLAMVLHCLAFTVYSHLVFVFPVTVAYWWWRPVHLPLAAPELHRFVLDSIACLLLFDFQYFIWHVLHHKVPWLYKTFHKQHHKYTSTFALATQYSSAWEMLSLGFFAGVSPMMLGCHPMTEMGFFILNIYLSVEDHSGYDLPWSTHKIIPFGLCGGPGHHDLHHEKFFSNYAPYFTHWDKLFRTQAKQSSK, from the coding sequence ATGAACAACTCTAGTAGCACAACCCACGTGACCGCATTCCTCAGCAGCAGAGCTGAGCTGAATCACCTCATTCTGCAGCCGATATGGGACATTGTCAGATCACAGGAGCAATGGATCAAGTCCCCTTTCTACCCAGTGATCTTTGCTTTCACTGTCTACATGATGTTCTGCATCCCCTACCTGATGCTGGACTTCTTAGCTCGTGTGATACCAGAGCTGAAAAAGTACCAGCTGCAGCCCCGCACTAACACCACGCTGGCTATGGTCCTGCACTGCTTGGCTTTCACTGTGTACAGCCACCTGGTCTTTGTGTTCCCAGTGACTGTTGCCTACTGGTGGTGGAGACCTGTGCACTTACCACTTGCTGCACCAGAACTACACCGTTTTGTGCTTGATAGTATAGCCTGTCTGCTCCTGTTTGATTTCCAGTATTTTATCTGGCACGTTCTGCACCATAAGGTCCCCTGGTTGTACAAGACCTTCCACAAGCAACATCACAAGTACACCTCCACCTTTGCTCTTGCTACACAATATTCCAGTGCCTGGGAGATGCTCTCACTTGGATTCTTTGCTGGAGTAAGCCCCATGATGTTGGGTTGCCATCCAATGACAGAGATGGGGTTCTTCATCCTAAATATCTATCTGTCTGTGGAAGATCACTCTGGTTATGACCTTCCCTGGTCTACTCACAAGATTATACCGTTTGGACTCTGTGGAGGACCTGGACATCATGATTTGCATCATGAGAAGTTTTTCTCTAACTATGCACCTTATTTTACCCACTGGGACAAGCTCTTCAGGACACAAGCAAAGCAATCCTCTAAATAA